The genomic stretch ctccgcTCCCAGGCTGCTGTTAGAGTCCCAACACCACCCCGTGGCTAGAGGACTTTGATCCCGACCAGACTTCAGCACGGGCGGGGCAGGCCTCACCTGTGCACAGCTCCCGCAGCCTGTGGAGACACTGCCCCACGATGGCCTGCAGCTCCTCCAAGGTGAGCAGGCAGCGGTACTCCTGCATCCAGTCCTTGGGGTCTACATGAGAGCCAGGGGGAGCAGGTCAGGTCCACACTGGTCCTGAAGCCCTCCCCACCCTGACCAGAGACATGACTAAGGGCCCACTAACCTGCCGTGAGCTCTTCCCCCATTCGAAGTCTTAGCAGCAAGCAGGCCTTCTGCAGGTGCCGCACCTCCGCCTCCACCTCGGTGGCACTGAGCCTGGAGCCAGGCCAGCCTGACTGCATGCGTGTCAGGGAAAGTCCcctgtggtcaggcccctccgcTCTCCCCAAGGGCTGGGTGCTGGAGTAGCTCTGGCCCTTCCTGGAGTTGCTCCTCCTCAGACTCGCCAGGTTTAGAGCCAGATCCTCTGCCCCCCCGCCTCACTCCCCCAAGCCCCGCAAGGATACAGTTGTCTGCATTTTCTGGAGGAACTGCATTTTGGCGGTGGTAGCAGCATCCACAGAATCACTGGTCTGTGTAGAGCTGAGCTGGGCCCACAGGCTGGGATGCACACATGCGCAGCCCACAAACCAGAAAGCAACATGGTTACTCCAGCCAGCTGGGCTGGACCACGAAAAGTAGGCAAGGGCCAGGGTAGCGCCCCCAGCCTGGGGTGTCTGGCTCTGCTGAATGTCAGGAGGGGCCTTTGGGGGTCCTGGGGAACCGAGGGGGACACTGTCCATGAAAAGGGGACAGAGCTGACCCACTCTGGGAAATGCTAGGAGAGAATTCAAGGAAAAAGGGGAGAGGAGCCAGCAGTGACTGGTGACCAAAATGTCTGGTAAGAGCTTTGGATGCTGGCTCTGTACCAGGCACAGCACTAACACCCGAAAAGGCACCACCCTCATTTAACCCCTACAACGTCTCTAGAAACTGGTACTATTATTCTCATCTCCACAAGAAAGACAAATGGGGACTTGGAGACACTAAGTGCCTTGGAGCCTCAGAGGCCGCTGGCTGAGTCTAAGGTGACTACAGCCGTCCTAGGGAGGCTGACTCTCCTAATGTGGAGAGTGTTGCCACCCAGCAAAGAAAGCCGAGGGACCCGTGGGAAGAGTCTTACCAGTGGGAAGCCTCAGCATCCCTGCTCTCCACATTCCCCcggtctcccctcccccttcacccAGCCACAAGACTCAGCCTCACCGGGAATTCCGGGAAGACGCTTTCCTGAAGGCCTCGGGCAGCTGCAACAGGATCCTGTCAGGGAAGCCGGTGCTCAGGGCAGCTCTGTCTCACTCTGGGGGCTGCAGGCCCCACTCCCTACTCAGAGCCCAGGGAGGGATGAAGCTCACCCACCCCTCAGACAGGGCTTCCAGGGTGACCACAGGAGCCAGCCCAGTCCAGGTCCCAcctggcagagagaagagaaagcagagcCCAGGCCTTCGAGAGCTCATGTGGAGCTCTGGGGCTGGGTGGGTAAATGGATAGGGCACAGGACAGGCCCCAGTGCATCAAACGTGGGACCTTCACAGCCAGCTGTTCCACTCTGCCAGCTTCTGGGCTTGGGCCTCATGGGGTGGCATCCTGGGGCTCCCCTGGCCCACATCCAGCTCAATGCCCTGCCCTCCCTGTCACCCCAAACCCAGACTCCTGCTGCTGCCCAGGATCTGATCAAGTAGAGACAGTAGTTCCTCTAGTGAGGGTCTGGGAAACCTACCCCTTATCCTTGAGTGTAAAAGCTTCTGGGGCCTGAGAAGCAGCCGACAGGACTATTTGTTCGTTCCTGAGGCCTGATTCAGGCTTGGTGGCTCCAGCCCCTTGCCCCATACAGGCCTGATCCCCCACTGACAGAAGCCTGTGCTCAGGGAGGTCCTTGGCAGGCACCCTGGTTTGGCGGATGCCCCTGGGGGGTTCTGTCTCTGATGCACGGCTGCCAGCCCTGCGTGAGGTGCTGGGTGGGGCAGAGGCTCTGGTGGCAGGGGAAGTGGCAATGGACCCAAACTTCAGGCTGGGGGCCTTGTCTCCTTCTCCAGCCTTTGATATGCCTTTTCGCACCCGTACAGCCTTCTCCAGTGCCTGGGTCAGAAGCTCCAGCTCCTTGAGGTCTTGCGGGCTGGGTGCGCATGCTGCAAAAACCAAGAGTCATGTAAAGGTCCCTCACCACTGCATGTCAGAAGACAGGCCAGGGGCGGCACCTGGAGAAGGTGGGTGGCTGAGGTTTACCTGCAGATGGGGCCTCTTCATTAGTTTCTGGCCCTGGGGTTGGCTCCGGAGCCAGGGTCTCGGCTGGTTCCCTGCGAAGACACAAGGCAGCCGTGGCACGGCCAGGAGGCACTGCCCGGGCCCAACAGGCCCCCAGGGCCGCCTGGCCTAGGGGCAGACCCGCAGCCTCAGAGCCTGCAGGAAAAGCGGGGAGCACTGACAACCCGCAACTCGGAAGTGAGCGCTGGGCCAGGTCTCCCGGCCCGGGGTCTCTAAGCGGGGTTCTGACGGTCCGAGGGAGGCCTAGCCGGGTGGTCCCGGGGTCCGCGTACCAGGCACGCAGCAGCCGCCGGGAGACTCGCAGGCTCCGCTCCAGCTGCCGCTGTCGCTCGGCGCACGAGTCCAGGGCGTCACGCAGCTCGGCCACTAGCCTGGAAAGGACGCACCAGAGGCTCAGCACCCTGGCCAGCCTCGGGCCGCGCAGCCTCCCGCCCCCTCCAGCGGCGCGGGACCCACCGGCGCGAGCTGCCGGCAAGCAGCATGAAGGCGGTAGCCGTTCTTCACGATCTGCCGCCGCCGCAAAATCCCGCCCCTTCCGGCCTAGAAGATCGCCCCTTCCGGCCGGACTGCCCAATCCCGAGCCCAGAGTTCAGGGCCCGCCCTACCCGATGAAGATCCCGCCTCAAGGGGTCCCCCGTCCCGCGGGGTCCAAGGAATGACGCCGGTTCTGAGCTCGGGCCGGGAGCAGCGGAGGGGAAGCGGGTGAGGACCTCGGGTGACGCTCAGGCTTCTGGGTTGGATAACCAGGTAGATGGTGGCACCTGTGATCGCTTAACGGTTGGCTTCGTCTTTGTATTGAAGGCGCTCTAAAGCAGGGCCCTGCTGCCTTGCTGACCCCGGGCCACCTAGCACAGGGCAAGGCACATGGAGGGGCCCAGTAGGTATTTACTGCAGTCGCTAGAAGTGAGGATGACATGTGTGTTGGGAGCAGGGACAAGGGAGGAGGGAGTGTCCACTTTTGCATATGTTGGTGAGGTGATGACATCCAGGGGAGGCATCAGTGGGCACCTGGGCAGAGGTGGATGAAGCCCAGGAGCCAAGGATGTGGCACATGGAGCAATGGGCCTGGGCAAGCTGGTCCAAGGTGGGGCAGGTGTGCATGGATGGGGACAGGTGAGGGGAAGCTGGAGCCCAGAGAGGTGGAGGGACAGCAGAGCCTGGTGTCACAGAAACCAGAGGAGGCTATCCCAGGAGGGAATGTCTGCGGGATGGGGGAACGGGGCCTTCAGAGAATCAGGAGACACCTGGCGAGGAGGGATTGTGGGGACAGATGCTGGCTGGGAGGAGTGGTGCGGGCAGCAGGGTCCACTGTAATTGGAGATAACAGGAAAAACAGATGAATGCCAACCCCTCAGGGGCGAAGAAATCTCAGGGGAGAGCAGGACGGGTGACAAACCTGGGAGGGGTTGTTTCAAGTTGGCGAGGTGTCCATTTCACAGTTGCTGATAGGAAGGTGCTGCAGCAGAGGACAGAGACACAAAGGAGGGGAGTTGAGGGTGCCAggcagagaaggggaagggggtcAGGACCCAGGCAGCCCTGGGAGTGCCCTTAGGGTGGGCCCCTCCATCGGTAGTGGCCTATTTTCTTGCCTAGTGCGGGGAGGCCGACAGCATTCTGACTAAAATGAGATTCTCTGTGAggtaggaggggaggggaggggagaggacttCAGTCAGTGCTTAGAAGATTCAGggagaccccaccccaccccacggtCAGGTGGTACTAGGTCCCCACTGGAGTGGGAGAAGGCAGTTCAGTCATGCACATCATGCGGCTGCTACTACCCtcatcacatttaatcctcacaacacccctgTGAGATAGGTATTATTGCCCCCTCTTACAGATGGGGCTGAGGCTCACACATGCCTAGGGGCACACAGTCAACAGGGTGGTCTGCAATCCCTATGCTGGGATTCCCTTACTCAACCATGCCTGACCCAGGGTGGTCAGAATTCTACTACAGTAGCAAAAAAAGCTCCTACAGGGAAATCAACACTCAGAAAAGCCTCATGGAGTCAGCATCTCCCTGTCCCTGTCGTTTTGGTTCAAGAGCATTTGGGGGACACTCCTGGCTAAGTGGTTCTTTCTGACATTTTCGAGAGGAAGCAAAAGCTATCAGGGTGAGTGTGTCAGCAGGGGAGAGAGGTCAGGGTCAGTCTTCGTCAGATCCCAAGTTCCTGGGGTCATTATTCTCAGGAACTCAAAGCAGATCCACCCTCACCCAACAAACAGGTCCTCTGCATCTTGCTCTTCTGTATCTTGGTCAACTCAGATGTTACAaatgacatttaattttttttctggctaaCCTCTCTGGGAAAATTGGTTTTGCATACAGTGTCAGAATAGCACTGAGGGGTTTgaatcaaattttctttttttagttgagCCTAAATaatgttgagaattttttaaaaattaataccttctatttttaatgttttttaaaaaatttatttattttatttattatttatttttggctgtgttgggtcttcgttgctgtgcacgggcttttctctagttgcggcgagcgggggctactcttccttgaggtgcgcgggcttctcgatgcggtggcttctcttgctgtggagcacgggctctaggcgtgcaggcttcagtagttgtgactcgcgggctctagagcacaggctcagtagttacagcgcacgggcttagttgctctgcagcatgtgggatcttcccggaccagggctcgaacccgtgtcccctgcattggcaggcggattcttagccactgcgccaccagggaagccctaataccttctatttttaatttttcttttgttttttatcttagaGGGATGGAGGATGGAAATAAAGACAGGGAAAGAAATGGCCCAGACATTCTGAAGTTCATACAGACATCATCTGTTGGGGACACAGACAAACCATCGCAGGAGAAGGGGCAGATTTCTAAAATGAGCTGAGAATATGGGAGGAAGAGAGCCTGTGACCAAGACATCAAGGCCCTGGCCTGCAAAAATGTCAGGGCCCACTTGCCCGGTATTCACACGCAGTCCGAAACGATCCGCGGGGCAGAGTTCCCTCACGATAGGACCCACCACCCAGTGAGGAAAGGAACGGCTgcctggggcagggcaggccaATGTGGGCGCAGGGATGGTGTGCTCAGCTGTTGGCTCCCCCTGGAACCCCGAACCAGATAAATGTGGGAGGGGGTGAGCTGTGCCAGGATACCTGGGTCACACATGTTCTCAACTGTGAACGCCCTCAGCTCCCAGAGTGCCTGGGGCTCCGTGGGGCTGGGAAGTTCAGGACGTGGGCTTAAGTTTCCCAGAGAAAGCAGGACAAACATGGGAGGGGACAGAGAAATAGGCTTCACACAGTATGGCATGATTGCTTTGAGGCTAAACTTTCCAGAGAGAAGGAACTGAGTTTTTGTTGTGATTTAGACATTCTGATGGCTCGCAATGGGCTCCCCTGGAGAAAGAAACTTACTGCCCCAAGTTCTCCTTTCTATTCCCCGTGTGACTGCCACCAGGGGTTTACAGGGATCCATCTCCagcgccccccctccccctcgcTAGTGCAACAGCAGCCCTCCCTCAGCAAACATTCACTTCAGCAAACATTCACTGCAGCAAACGCACTGACACACTCACAGCTTCAAAAAGCCCAAGTtcatgtcctcctcctcctcattgtGGGCGGACAGGTTTTTCCTCTTCACCTGTTGCTGGGGAGCACAGCTCTCCGGGGGGCTTGGGGGACGACACTGTACACACGACTTCCTCGCGTGATGGTGGCAAGGCTGTGTGTTCAAGTTGCTGCCCGGGGACAGTACTGAGGTAGATCGGGGAAGGCCCCCCAAGCCGTCTGCGGAGTTTGTGGGACTCGTGCTGCTGACAGAGGAGTACCCTGAGGTCGTGATGTCCTTGCCTGGCCCCCTCCTACTACACAGAGGGCGCTCGAGCCCTGGGGTCCAAGGTGTCTGGCTGCCTGGTGCCGACGCCTGTGTGTCCTGATGCCCCTCCTCCTCCGGGCAGGCCTCCTCATCGCTTGATTCCTGGCAGCAGTGCTGTTCCGGGTTCAGGTAGACCACAGTGACATCGAGGACACCGCTGGGAGCCGTCACTATGGGAGATGGGGGAGAGGTCAGACCATAGCCTGAGCATTGGGGTGACCCCGTGCCCAGTCAGGACCCAGGGGAGCCCAGGGTCCAGCTCTTGGCCACACATCCTGAACCTCGCTGGACAGTCCCCTTTCCTTTACGTAAGAAATTGGGGGTGAAGTGTCTCCTTTCAAACTTGGGGTAATACCCAATGTGACTTAGGGGACAGTAGGAAGTGACAACAAACTGGCCATCTAATAATTTAGTTAATCCCGAGTGGACACAAAAATAGCAGTTGGAAAATCAACAGAAGCTATCGAACTGGGCTTCCTGTGCAGATGGGTGACGAGACATGGGTCCAGAGCCTCCTGCAGCCTGCCCTGGACAGGTGCCTGAGGGACAGAGCCCAGCAGAGGGCACATCTCACACAACCTTCTAGAAAGGTCTATTCCTCTGTCCCTGACCTGGTGAGGTCCTTCCACCAGCCCAGGTCCAGCTGGAGCTGGGTGCAGGTTGGGCCCACATCCTATCCTCCCTGTGGGCTGGTATTCCAGGGGCTCTGCTCTCTAATGTCTACCTGTGTCTGGACACACTCTCCTGCAGCTCAGGCTGGGGGCCCTCCTGCCCGCTGTCTCCTCTGGGGCAGCACCAGGTGGTCTCCGGCCCTGGCACTCACCATCACCCTCCTTCTCGCCCTCGCTCTCTTGGTCGCCCTCGTAGCCGGAGCAGTAGTCCAGGCTCCAGTCCAGGAAGCTGCCCAGCAGTGTCTCCTCCTGGCTGGACAGCTCTGCGGTCGGCGTGGTGACGAAGCTGCCCCTGTCCTCCTGGAGGCTGTTCTCCCGTTTCCTGTGCAGTGGGAGAGCCGGGAGCCCGGTCATAGGCAGCAGTGTTGGGAGGCCCAGTCTGGTTCTTGGCAcctgcctgcccctgcccccatgtGCTGTGAGCAGGGACAACACAGCCACCCAGGAACTGCCCTCAGAAGCTCAGGGCAGATTCGCAGAAGCAGGGCCAGCAGCATGGCGAGGTTCCTGCTCATCTGGACTTTGTAGGATGGATAGTTCTTTAGGTGGGTGAGGTGGAGGGGGAGGTTATTCCAGGCAGTACAGCTGGGACATTGAGATGGAAGAGACGGGGGTAAAAGGGATGCAGACAATGAGGGCACAGCTGGAGCGCTGGGAGTGACACAATGTGGTGGAGCAGAGCAGTCCCGTATGGCTCACACCGGGCGTGGGGCAGGGCCAGAGCCTGAGCGGGCTCAACCTGTGCTCAAGACCACCTTCCCTCACAGGGAACCAGGCTGGAGCCAGAGAGCCACACTGGGGAAAGGAGACGGTACTGTAGGCAGTGGAGACTACCAACCGCAGCTTCAGTTTTCTGGGGATCTGCTCTCTCCCTGCTGCTCCTCAGGAGCCCTGATGGCTGCACAGGTCACGAGGGAACCCAGGCCTGGCCTGCAGGGCTCACTCACCGCTTGGTTCTCCTTCCAGAGGGAGAGCTTAGGAAGGTGTGAATGTCCCCTGTGCTGAGGAAAGATGCGGGTTCTGGGCTCTCTTGTTTCACCCCTAGAGCTGCACACAACTGGCCGTAGCTCAGCACCTGAGGGGAAGCCGGGGTCAGAGGGAGGGCCGAGGCCCCGAGGGGCAGGCGAGGACCTCCGCTCCCTAGCACCCACCAGCACCTCTTCCTGGCTGATCTCTTCGTATCGCTTGTCCTCAAATCGCTGCTTCACGGCGGTGAGAGAGACCTGCCTGTAGTCCTTGGGGGCATCGTCGTGGAAGCTGCCGACAGAGGGACACGTGAGGGGTAGCGAGGGGCAGGCAGTGCTGGCACCTCCACCCCAAAGGCTCCCATCTTTAGCCTCCACTCACTGAAGTGAGAGAGGACAAGACATTTTCAAAACCAGCCCAGCAATGGGAGTGAAGCCCAGCACTGCTGTGCACAGTCTGGCGGTTCCTCGAGTCACCTGACCCCCAGGTGCATCCCCAGGAGAAAGGGGAACAGAGATCCACACAGAAACCTGGACAcatatattcacagcagcactattcgcaACAGCTGGAAGGTAGAAAAACCCCAAATGTCCATCGGTGCACGACtgaataaacaagatgtggtcccTCCATCCAGTGGGCTATTTGTACAGTGGAAACGTTATGTAGGTGAGAGGCTGGTCACAAAAGGCCCCATGTTGTACGATTCCATGTTGGTGAAACATCCAGAACAGAAAGAGCCAGGAAATAGATGAGTGTTTGctgggggctggtggggaggggaaacaTGAAGGTAATAGGTAGCGAGGGCggggtttcttttgagggtggGGAAGATGTTCTCAAATCGACTGTGGTTTGTGATGACGGCTGCACAATTCTGAATATACTGAGCctgttgaattgtacactttaaaaaaaagtttcgtTCGTAAATAAATATGTTTCCAGTTTATCtggattgggaaaaaaaaaaaacaactcagtggggggcgggggatgggtGTAGGAAGGCAGCCAAGCAGCAGCTTTTGGCAGCCTGGTCAGGCACCGACTCTCTGCACTGGTCTGAGCAACCTCGGGGTCAGACACGTGTTGACCTGCCACCGTCACCCATGCTCTCATCCACCAGCGACGAGGTCTGGGCCCTGCAGGAGAAATGGGGTGCACACACTACCCCAGGAAATGCTGACAGGCTCCCCGTGTTAGCGGGGAGGGGGAGAAGTGGCAGATGGGCCAGAGGGGCTGGTCAGAGGAATCTCTAGACTCGTGCCCAAGTTCTGATCTCATCCCCAAGGTGTAAGCAGAAGCGCCATGCTCAGAGGCTGCCCTGTGGAAATCCAGGAGGCGGCTGGGACAATGACCGTGGGCAGGTGAAGAAAGTGCCTTGGCTCCGAGAGCTGCTGGGATGCAGGGACAGAGAAGCAGAAATGGGCTGGCCTGAGGGCTCTGATAGGATGACTGGGGCCTTGTCCACCAAGCACCAAATGAAATCTACAAGGAGGAATGGCCTGGCGTGGACATGCTGGCAGGGGTGTCTGTGGCTTGGGTCAGAGGTTGGCTTTTAGATGTGTTCTGAATCCTGGAAGTGGTTAAGTCTCCCAGGGAGCGTCTGGGGACAGGCAGAAAGGCAGAATTACCCGTACCCTCGTGTCGGGGAAGGGGACACTGAGGCAGCATGGCCTGGCGGAGAAAGGAGGAGGTCCCTGGGGGCTTTAGCAGATATGCATGTGGTGGGGAGTGCAGGTGGGACTGAGGAGTGGGAGGAGCGAGTCTGCCAGCCAAGCTGAGACAGGAGGCGAGGGAAAGGGCCAAGGTGTGTGCCCGGGGCTGCGGTCTGCCAACTCCAGAGCTGGAGGCCAACCTGTCCTAGACTGAAATTACCGCTGGTCAGGGAGACAGTCTCATTTTTTCTTATGTTCCACTGCCCATGGAATTAGGTTTGGGTTGGGGGGAGCTGCTGCCCAcacataaaatgttaaaaacGTATGAAATAAGCAACATGGCCCTGGAATTTCTAAACGTCAATCCTGAGACACGCGGCTCACGCGGGGAAGGTCTGAGTGTCTTGACAGCCCTCACGTGAGAGCAAATTCCCCCTGGACTTGCGGTATTGAGGACACACCCTCTGTGTGGGGGGACGGCCGGGGGGCTGTGGGGGAATTGCTTCCTTACACGCTTACCACTTTTGGTGAAGGCTTAAGACACAGGGGATGAGGTCTTCACAGGAGAACCCAGTGAGGTCCCATAACCGAGTGGTCCAGGGCTGTGCTGGGGAGGAAAGCAGGAACAGTGGGGCCGTTCTGATGCCCACTCGTGCCCCACAGCCCTGATGGTTCTGGGATGGAGTTTCCTAGGGCTCAGGGTTGAAAAGGCCCCAGGTACAGAGCATGCGTGCTCATTGTCGACAGCGTGGGAAATATTAAGCTAGAAATGTCTCTAACCTCACCCCCAGACAATGGCTTTTAGTCCATTCTGGTGTTTCCTTCTCCAGGAGATGAACacacttctttttctccctccaacCCCCTTGAATTTGAGCACTGGCTCCTGACTCCAGGAATCCCCCAGACCACTGGCTCAGCCCATGTTCTGAGTGGCTGGTGGGGAGGACCAGCTCCTTACTCTGCCCGTGTGTCAGCCTCGCCAGGAGCAGGGCGGCTGCAGCCAGGTGGGCCGGGGCATAGGCGGCCAGGCTGGTGTGCAGCAGGGAGAGCTCGCAGAGGAAGCTGCACAGGTGCTGGGTTCTTGGCGCCATGGGGACCAGCGTCAGCAGGACGTCCTTGTAATCGACCACAGTGGGGACCTAGAGGGAACGGGGAGGTGGACGTGGGGTCTCAGCACACAGAGGGCCCCTCCACCCACTCGGTGGGGAGGCTGGACCTTAGAAACACCACCCTCGGTGTGGTCAGCCCAGCATCTGGCCTGACCGCTGTGCATGCCAAACAGCTGTGGCCTCGCGCCCTCTGGGTCCAGGAgggcttcccagagcagggaagCTCAAAGCCATGCAGATACCCTCTGCCCTTCCCATGCCCTCACGTGACCTCAACTTTGATTCAAAAGGAAAAAGCGAGTGGCCACTTACTCGAATCTTTCCTTCCAAGGCAGAGATGATCTCTCCCATCATCCTCACCAGGTCCTCGTATTTGTACGTGTTGTCTGTGAGCCACACAGCCTCCCGGATCGTCAGGATCTCTTTGCTGATGAACCTGGAGTGTTAAGAAGGGGTCTGAGCACTGAGCCCACTCCCCTTAGTGGGGTGATCACTTTAGGCTTCAGTGATGGGGTTGGGGGGTCCAAAGAGTGGACCCGGCTGCCCCTAGCCGCTGAGGGGAACTGAAAAGGTCAGATGAGCCTATCATGGGGGCTGGAAGGGAAGGGGGATTAGTGTTACAGATCAGTGGCAGTGAGAGCTGCTGGACTGCTAGGCATGCAGGTGTTTCTGCAAAACGCACCCACGAATGACATGATCGGTCAATCCTCTTAACGACCCGAGGGATGAGGGTTCGCCCTGCCTTGTGTCAGCTTCTATGGAGCGAGTATAAACAGCTTTAACCCAGAAGGCAGATGAGCCAGCAGAACCAGAGATAGAGGTTGTTTGAAGGTCTGGACCCAGCACGGGGTCTGGCTGTGGGAACTGGACTGTCCTTAGGCAGGTGGTCACCCTGTTCTCTACTCTCCACCAGCTCCAACTATCAGGGAACACACTAGTCCAGCGGCCTGCCAAGGACACCTCCCCACACAAGGGTGGACTGGGACCGGGCCCTTGTCTGCTCTGTCATGGGGACTCTGCAGCTCCCGCGTTTGCTGTTGGCTGGGCCAAGAGAGAGGACAGGAGTTGTAGGGACCGCAGGCGCTGGGGGATGTTATGTGAGTGGGGAGGGCGAAAGCCCTGTGCTCGGAGCAGCGGCAGGTGCTGCTTTGAGAGTGGATGTAGGGGCATCTCGGCTTCTAAAAATCTTTCAAAGCAATTATCATCTCATTGCCAGCAGCCTGTGGTCTGGTACCTCAGTCTCTCATTGCAAGGACGTAACTATGCCATTTAGATCCAGGGAGGCTGGGGACCCATCTGTTCAGCCCTCCCTGGTGACAAGACCTGGAACGCCGGGTTCCGAGAGCACACGTGAGAGGTGCCGGACAGCGTGTGGCATTTGCTCACCGACCCTGAGCCCACGGACCCTGCTTCCACAGCCACCTAGAGACCCCACTTCCCAGTTCCCGTCATGGCCACATGACTGCGCTCACTGCAAAGGTGGACCTGGTGGCCTCAGGGGTCATGGCAGGTAGCAGAGAGCAAGTCAGGACCTGGGCCTCCTTCATGACGTCATGAAACAGATAAACCATCCCAGTGACACAAGCCTCTGGGTTACCGTGCGGAAGACAAATTAGTCTGTCCATAGTTGACACCACTGTGTTCAATGAGCCTGTTCCTCCCTCGCAAGCCTTACAGATAAGGATGTTGGTCTAGAAAGCACCGCCCAGGGGAGATAGCAGACCACGTAGAAGTCTGCTttaggaaaacaagaaaatgcaaaatgtatGGTGGGAACTGCCATCCACATTGTGTCCAAAGGCAAAACTGGGTGGAAAGGTGGATTTAGGTAAAACTTAACATGGTCTGATTTGAAAAGTCAGAGCTGCTGTAGGGGTAGGCTGCCTCTCTGAGGAGGACGCATCCTGCCCACGTGGTTGGAGGGGGTCTGtggggagttgggggtggggggcacaggaGACCGATGAAACGCAGGTCTCTGGATGCAGAGTTGAGAACCGGACTGGCAAGGGCAGCCGCCTGTGACCCTCCCTCATCGCTGTGTTGCCCTCAGGGGCCAGGGGAAGAGGGTTCTAGCCTGAGCCTGCCCGACAGAGGCCACGTTCTGGGTCCTGAGGCCGCGTGTTGGGATGAGCGGCTGCCCACACACCAAGGGTCAGCCCTGCCACCCCCGTGTGGGTAGGACCACTCGGCGTGGGCACCCACTAAAATGAAAACCCCTGTCATATGGAGGTGGGGTGCTGAAGGCTTGTTCCACTGAAAAGCCAGCCTGTGAACTGGGCAGCGCCAGCATGCTGTGTTC from Balaenoptera acutorostrata chromosome 15, mBalAcu1.1, whole genome shotgun sequence encodes the following:
- the TEDC2 gene encoding tubulin epsilon and delta complex protein 2 isoform X2 — protein: MLLAGSSRRLVAELRDALDSCAERQRQLERSLRVSRRLLRAWEPAETLAPEPTPGPETNEEAPSAACAPSPQDLKELELLTQALEKAVRVRKGISKAGEGDKAPSLKFGSIATSPATRASAPPSTSRRAGSRASETEPPRGIRQTRVPAKDLPEHRLLSVGDQACMGQGAGATKPESGLRNEQIVLSAASQAPEAFTLKDKGILLQLPEAFRKASSRNSRLWAQLSSTQTSDSVDAATTAKMQFLQKMQTTSGWPGSRLSATEVEAEVRHLQKACLLLRLRMGEELTADPKDWMQEYRCLLTLEELQAIVGQCLHRLRELCTVVEQQLGPWPEGRFPRASLPCGGEADPIWSPQLLLYSSTQELQTLASLRLRVAMLHQQIYLEKVLMAELLPLVSKQEPLGPPWLALCRAVHSLLCEGGQRFLTILREDKPAD
- the TEDC2 gene encoding tubulin epsilon and delta complex protein 2 isoform X4, with protein sequence MLLAGSSRRLVAELRDALDSCAERQRQLERSLRVSRRLLRAWEPAETLAPEPTPGPETNEEAPSAACAPSPQDLKELELLTQALEKAVRVRKGISKAGEGDKAPSLKFGSIATSPATRASAPPSTSRRAGSRASETEPPRGIRQTRVPAKDLPEHRLLSVGDQACMGQGAGATKPESGLRNEQIVLSAASQAPEAFTLKDKGILLQLPEAFRKASSRNSRLWAQLSSTQTSDSVDAATTAKMQFLQKMQTTSGWPGSRLSATEVEAEVRHLQKACLLLRLRMGEELTADPKDWMQEYRCLLTLEELQAIVGQCLHRLRELCTVPRSCRPWHPSGCGWPCCTSRSTWKRS
- the TEDC2 gene encoding tubulin epsilon and delta complex protein 2 isoform X3, with product MLLAGSSRRLVAELRDALDSCAERQRQLERSLRVSRRLLRAWEPAETLAPEPTPGPETNEEAPSAACAPSPQDLKELELLTQALEKAVRVRKGISKAGEGDKAPSLKFGSIATSPATRASAPPSTSRRAGSRASETEPPRGIRQTRVPAKDLPEHRLLSVGDQACMGQGAGATKPESGLRNEQIVLSAASQAPEAFTLKDKGILLQLPEAFRKASSRNSRLWAQLSSTQTSDSVDAATTAKMQFLQKMQTTSGWPGSRLSATEVEAEVRHLQKACLLLRLRMGEELTADPKDWMQEYRCLLTLEELQAIVGQCLHRLRELCTGPDGRTPPSGEQAGAAGATLASAVPGCPQPAL
- the TEDC2 gene encoding tubulin epsilon and delta complex protein 2 isoform X1 produces the protein MLLAGSSRRLVAELRDALDSCAERQRQLERSLRVSRRLLRAWEPAETLAPEPTPGPETNEEAPSAACAPSPQDLKELELLTQALEKAVRVRKGISKAGEGDKAPSLKFGSIATSPATRASAPPSTSRRAGSRASETEPPRGIRQTRVPAKDLPEHRLLSVGDQACMGQGAGATKPESGLRNEQIVLSAASQAPEAFTLKDKGILLQLPEAFRKASSRNSRLWAQLSSTQTSDSVDAATTAKMQFLQKMQTTSGWPGSRLSATEVEAEVRHLQKACLLLRLRMGEELTADPKDWMQEYRCLLTLEELQAIVGQCLHRLRELCTAVVEQQLGPWPEGRFPRASLPCGGEADPIWSPQLLLYSSTQELQTLASLRLRVAMLHQQIYLEKVLMAELLPLVSKQEPLGPPWLALCRAVHSLLCEGGQRFLTILREDKPAD
- the TEDC2 gene encoding tubulin epsilon and delta complex protein 2 isoform X5, translated to MGQGAGATKPESGLRNEQIVLSAASQAPEAFTLKDKGILLQLPEAFRKASSRNSRLWAQLSSTQTSDSVDAATTAKMQFLQKMQTTSGWPGSRLSATEVEAEVRHLQKACLLLRLRMGEELTADPKDWMQEYRCLLTLEELQAIVGQCLHRLRELCTAVVEQQLGPWPEGRFPRASLPCGGEADPIWSPQLLLYSSTQELQTLASLRLRVAMLHQQIYLEKVLMAELLPLVSKQEPLGPPWLALCRAVHSLLCEGGQRFLTILREDKPAD